Proteins encoded within one genomic window of Rhododendron vialii isolate Sample 1 chromosome 1a, ASM3025357v1:
- the LOC131301913 gene encoding uncharacterized protein LOC131301913, protein MAKHSLSILSLLLLLLPPSLSSPNPNPNSQPPLTAHAELTSHGFPIGLLPTNVQAYTLNATTGDFAVHLGDNCRVTLPPDNYLATYSKRITGKIVEGRIAEISGIRVRAFFQWWSITGIRLNGDDLVFEVGVVTAKYPSNNFDESPECEGKRSAS, encoded by the coding sequence atggctaaacactctctctccatcctctctctcctccttctcctcctccccccctctctctcctccccaaaCCCCAACCCCAACTCCCAACCCCCGCTCACCGCCCACGCCGAGCTCACCAGCCACGGCTTCCCCATCGGCCTCCTCCCCACCAACGTCCAGGCCTATACCCTCAACGCCACCACGGGAGACTTCGCCGTCCACCTCGGCGACAACTGCAGGGTCACCCTCCCCCCCGACAACTACCTCGCCACCTACTCCAAGCGCATCACGGGCAAGATCGTCGAAGGCCGCATCGCCGAGATCAGcgggattagggttagggccTTCTTCCAGTGGTGGTCGATAACGGGGATTCGATTGAACGGCGACGATCTGGTTTTTGAGGTCGGGGTGGTGACGGCCAAGTACCCGTCGAATAATTTCGACGAGAGTCCTGAGTGCGAGGGGAAGCGATCGGCCTCGTGA
- the LOC131302014 gene encoding protein SODIUM POTASSIUM ROOT DEFECTIVE 2-like isoform X1, producing MEGRKKWDSYFKGQLSIIKLPIVGGKVLGGDMGRLSFGRVVDSLCLSNGSSSCFCTNSLENQDEYFETKPLVASEGGHLLRLKDVLAEPQTLAFQLKPKTVVLRVSMHCNGCARKVEKHISKIEGVTSYQVDLEAKMVVVTGDIVPFEVLESVSKVKNAELWTKDDEARQPQYSTLSPSPHKEN from the exons atggaaggaagaaagaagtgGGATTCCTATTTTAAGGGCCAACTTTCTATTATAAAACTTCCTATTGTGGGAGGGAAAGTGTTGGGAGGTGATATGGGGAGGCTCAGTTTTGGGAGGGTTGTAGACTCCCTCTGTCTTTCTAATGGCTCAAGCTCTTGTTTCTGCACAAATTCCTTGGAAAACCAAGATGAGTACTTTGAGACAAAGCCACTGGTGGCAAGTGAAGGTGGCCATTTGTTGAGATTGAAAGATGTTCTAGCAGAACCCCAGACCCTGGCTTTCCAACTAAAGCccaag ACGGTGGTGCTGAGGGTGTCCATGCACTGCAATGGTTGTGCAAGAAAAGTTGAGAAACACATCTCCAAGATAGAAG GAGTGACCTCGTACCAAGTAGATCTGGAAGCCAAGATGGTCGTTGTCACAGGCGACATTGTTCCTTTTGAAGTGTTGGAGAGTGTTTCCAAAGTCAAGAATGCTGAGCTCTGGACAAAAGATGATGAAGCTAGACAACCACAATATTCTACTCTGTCCCCATCTCCCCAcaaggaaaattaa
- the LOC131301998 gene encoding uncharacterized protein LOC131301998 isoform X2: protein MFVVLGVIYLVISYVFLGLCSYRKEMDNSSQLYNKMKKVVVVVWSRLPKVPEEEGKVEEDEEEGLMTYFGAGVVIDDRGYILTCAHLVPRGFEVTVRRSDEDAFQEAYVLHRSVKEDLAILRTGRVGQYEFCQFGDTSSLQMGMPVFALIHANKINNLHCSSCSHGAPVFDSTGKVLGLIAVTAGFDFAIRLPPLKKLVRWCKGHL from the exons ATGTTTGTTGTTTTGGGTGTTATCTATCTAGTTATTAGTTATGTTTTCTTGGGTTTGTGCAGCTATAGGAAAGAAATGGATAACTCCTCGCAGTTGTATAACAAGATGAAGaaagttgttgttgttgtatggtCTAGGCTACCTAAGGTACCGGAGGAGGAGGGGAAGGttgaggaggacgaggaggagggGCTCATGACTTATTTTGGGGCTGGTGTGGTGATCGATGACCGGGGATATATTTTGACCTGCGCACATTTGGTGCCCCGTGGTTTTGAGGTCACTGTACGGCGATCGGATGAAGATGCCTTTCAGGAGGCTTATGTGTTGCATAGGTCCGTTAAGGAAGATTTAGCTATTCTGAGAACAGGGAGAGTTGGTCAATATGAGTTCTGTCAATTCGGTGATACAAGTTCTTTACAAATGGGGATGCCCGTATTTGCTTTAATTCATGCTAACAAG ATTAACAACCTGCATTGTTCTAGTTGTTCACATGGAGCTCCAGTTTTTGACTCAACTGGGAAAGTGCTCGGATTGATAGCTGTCACCGCTGGATTTGATTTCGCTATCCGTCTTCCGCCTTTAAAGAAGCTTGTGAGGTGGTGCAAAGGACACCTGTAA
- the LOC131301998 gene encoding uncharacterized protein LOC131301998 isoform X1, with protein MDNSSQLYNKMKKVVVVVWSRLPKVPEEEGKVEEDEEEGLMTYFGAGVVIDDRGYILTCAHLVPRGFEVTVRRSDEDAFQEAYVLHRSVKEDLAILRTGRVGQYEFCQFGDTSSLQMGMPVFALIHANKVEFSFVAGDVVCPERPKEHIPPAFFNFSYPDGSSFIQINNLHCSSCSHGAPVFDSTGKVLGLIAVTAGFDFAIRLPPLKKLVRWCKGHL; from the coding sequence ATGGATAACTCCTCGCAGTTGTATAACAAGATGAAGaaagttgttgttgttgtatggtCTAGGCTACCTAAGGTACCGGAGGAGGAGGGGAAGGttgaggaggacgaggaggagggGCTCATGACTTATTTTGGGGCTGGTGTGGTGATCGATGACCGGGGATATATTTTGACCTGCGCACATTTGGTGCCCCGTGGTTTTGAGGTCACTGTACGGCGATCGGATGAAGATGCCTTTCAGGAGGCTTATGTGTTGCATAGGTCCGTTAAGGAAGATTTAGCTATTCTGAGAACAGGGAGAGTTGGTCAATATGAGTTCTGTCAATTCGGTGATACAAGTTCTTTACAAATGGGGATGCCCGTATTTGCTTTAATTCATGCTAACAAGGTAGAGTTTAGTTTTGTAGCAGGTGATGTTGTTTGTCCTGAGAGGCCGAAAGAACATATTCCTCCTgcctttttcaacttttcttacccCGACGGAAGTTCATTTATTCAGATTAACAACCTGCATTGTTCTAGTTGTTCACATGGAGCTCCAGTTTTTGACTCAACTGGGAAAGTGCTCGGATTGATAGCTGTCACCGCTGGATTTGATTTCGCTATCCGTCTTCCGCCTTTAAAGAAGCTTGTGAGGTGGTGCAAAGGACACCTGTAA